A genome region from Natranaeroarchaeum sulfidigenes includes the following:
- a CDS encoding complex I subunit 4 family protein, translating to MMIEALIAVCLIGSLAVLAAPNKYAGKLAFGVSLLPVVGSLWMYSAFDASGNALLADPADIAFYTRETWIELGGLYTIDWHVGLDGISLPLVVLTTILTSLAIVSAWTPIDERQSQFYGLVLFLEAALIGVFAALDFFLWFVFWEAVLIPMYFLIGVWGGSRRKYAAIKMFIYTNVASLVMFIGFVALVFGLGLDTFNLADTAQALVLDGAEPDAAPWIDANTLKVFAFFAMFAGFAVKVPVVPVHTWLPDAHVEAPTPVSVLLAGVLLKMGTYALLRFNFTMLPDVATDFAVLIAVFAVVSVIYGAMLALAQQDLKRIVAYSSVSSMGYVILGLIAYTVYGVGGATFQMISHGLISGLMFMAVGVIYNATHTRMVTDMSGMADKMPVVVGIFIAGAFGYMGLPLMSGFAAEFFIFLGSFGAVDAIGSLAPLFTALAMFGIVIVAGYLLYAMQRTLFGPYHLDTEYEVERAPIHDVLPLFVLLGLIILLGVAPDLIFEMITDAVDPILPGGDS from the coding sequence ATGATGATTGAAGCGCTCATTGCAGTCTGTCTGATCGGCTCGCTGGCCGTGCTCGCGGCCCCGAACAAGTACGCTGGTAAACTGGCCTTCGGCGTCAGTCTGTTGCCGGTTGTCGGGAGCCTCTGGATGTACAGCGCGTTCGATGCGAGCGGCAACGCCCTGCTGGCCGATCCCGCGGACATCGCCTTCTACACGCGTGAGACGTGGATCGAGCTCGGTGGACTCTACACGATCGACTGGCACGTCGGCCTGGACGGGATCAGCCTACCGCTGGTCGTCCTGACGACGATCCTGACATCGCTCGCCATCGTCAGCGCGTGGACGCCGATCGACGAACGTCAGTCCCAGTTCTACGGGCTCGTCCTGTTCCTGGAGGCGGCGTTGATCGGCGTCTTCGCTGCGCTCGATTTCTTCCTCTGGTTCGTCTTCTGGGAGGCCGTACTGATCCCGATGTACTTCCTGATCGGCGTCTGGGGCGGCTCCCGCCGCAAGTACGCCGCGATCAAGATGTTCATCTACACCAACGTCGCGTCGCTGGTGATGTTCATCGGCTTCGTGGCGCTCGTCTTCGGCCTCGGGCTGGACACGTTCAACCTCGCCGATACCGCACAGGCGCTCGTACTGGACGGCGCTGAACCCGACGCCGCGCCGTGGATCGATGCGAACACCCTGAAGGTCTTCGCATTCTTCGCAATGTTCGCCGGGTTCGCGGTGAAGGTGCCCGTCGTTCCGGTCCACACGTGGCTGCCCGACGCTCACGTCGAAGCGCCGACGCCGGTGTCGGTGCTGCTGGCTGGCGTCCTGCTGAAGATGGGCACCTACGCCCTGCTCCGGTTCAACTTCACGATGCTACCGGACGTCGCGACTGACTTCGCGGTCCTGATCGCGGTCTTCGCCGTGGTCTCGGTGATCTACGGCGCGATGCTCGCGCTCGCCCAGCAGGACCTCAAGCGTATCGTCGCGTACTCCTCGGTGTCCTCGATGGGCTATGTGATCCTCGGCCTGATCGCGTACACCGTCTACGGTGTCGGTGGCGCGACCTTCCAGATGATCAGCCACGGGCTGATCTCCGGGCTGATGTTCATGGCGGTCGGCGTCATCTACAACGCTACGCACACGCGGATGGTCACCGACATGTCCGGTATGGCTGATAAGATGCCGGTCGTCGTCGGTATCTTCATCGCCGGTGCGTTCGGCTACATGGGGCTACCGCTGATGAGCGGCTTTGCAGCCGAGTTCTTCATCTTCCTCGGCTCCTTTGGCGCGGTCGACGCTATCGGCTCGCTCGCGCCGCTGTTCACGGCGCTGGCGATGTTCGGGATCGTCATCGTTGCGGGCTACCTGCTGTACGCCATGCAGCGCACGCTCTTTGGACCGTACCACCTCGATACGGAGTACGAGGTCGAGCGTGCACCGATCCACGATGTCCTGCCGCTGTTCGTCCTGCTCGGCCTGATCATCCTGCTCGGCGTCGCGCCGGACCTGATCTTCGAGATGATCACCGATGCGGTCGACCCGATCCTTCCCGGAGGTGATAGCTAA
- a CDS encoding NADH-quinone oxidoreductase subunit J: MALEYIAFALFAFVTLASSAGAVLARDVWHAALLLGVALTSVAAHYVMLQAEFLAVIQILVYIGGVLVLITFGVMLTRGDERTEGVTQHGS, translated from the coding sequence ATGGCACTTGAATACATCGCGTTCGCGCTGTTTGCATTCGTTACGCTGGCGAGCAGCGCCGGGGCCGTGCTGGCACGGGACGTCTGGCACGCCGCACTTCTGCTCGGCGTCGCGCTGACCAGCGTCGCGGCGCACTACGTGATGCTGCAAGCGGAGTTCCTTGCAGTGATCCAGATACTCGTCTACATCGGCGGGGTTCTGGTCCTCATCACGTTCGGCGTGATGCTGACACGTGGCGACGAAAGAACTGAGGGGGTGACTCAGCATGGTAGCTGA
- a CDS encoding Glu/Leu/Phe/Val family dehydrogenase: MSDGVNPFESLQEQIDDAGAFIDIDDDVLARLKQPERVLETNLSVEMDDGSIETFTAFRSQFNGDRGPYKGGIRYHPNVTRDEVKALSGWMVYKCATVGIPFGGGKGGIIIDPSEYSESELERITRSFARELRPMIGEDLDIPAPDVNTGQREMNWIKDTYETLENTTEPGVITGKDISSGGSEGRVEATGRSTVVAAREAFDYLDKDLDGATVAVQGYGNAGWIAAKLIDEMGASVVAVSDSSGGIYNAEGFDPVAAKDHKNETGSVVGFGDADEELTNDELLTLDVDLLIPAALENAIDESIARDIKADVISEAANGPITPQGDAVLENKDVIVVPDILANAGGVTVSYFEWVQNRQRFYWSEERVNEQLDEIIVDSFDTLIEAYEDHDLPSLRVAAYVVSIQRVATAFEEGGVWP; encoded by the coding sequence ATGTCTGATGGTGTCAATCCGTTCGAAAGCCTGCAAGAACAGATCGATGATGCTGGAGCGTTCATCGATATCGATGACGACGTCCTTGCACGGCTCAAACAGCCCGAGCGTGTACTGGAGACGAACCTTTCCGTCGAGATGGACGACGGTTCCATCGAGACGTTCACTGCGTTTCGCTCCCAGTTCAACGGCGACCGTGGGCCGTACAAAGGCGGTATTCGATACCATCCAAACGTCACCCGGGACGAGGTCAAGGCGCTCTCCGGGTGGATGGTGTACAAGTGTGCGACCGTTGGAATACCATTCGGTGGCGGTAAAGGCGGCATTATCATCGATCCGTCAGAGTACTCCGAATCCGAACTCGAGCGGATCACGCGGTCGTTCGCCCGCGAACTCCGACCGATGATCGGGGAGGATCTGGATATCCCCGCACCGGACGTCAACACCGGTCAGCGGGAGATGAACTGGATCAAAGACACCTACGAGACGCTCGAAAACACGACCGAACCCGGCGTCATCACCGGCAAGGACATCTCCAGCGGCGGGAGTGAAGGGCGCGTCGAGGCGACCGGTCGATCGACCGTCGTCGCGGCCCGTGAGGCGTTTGACTATCTGGACAAGGACCTCGACGGCGCTACCGTCGCCGTGCAAGGCTACGGAAACGCCGGCTGGATCGCCGCAAAACTCATCGACGAGATGGGCGCATCTGTCGTCGCCGTCAGCGACTCCAGTGGCGGTATCTACAACGCCGAGGGCTTCGATCCCGTCGCCGCAAAGGACCACAAAAACGAGACCGGTAGCGTTGTCGGGTTCGGGGACGCCGATGAAGAGCTCACGAACGACGAGCTCCTGACGCTCGATGTCGACTTGCTGATTCCAGCCGCGCTGGAAAACGCCATCGACGAATCCATCGCCCGAGATATCAAAGCGGATGTCATCTCCGAAGCAGCGAACGGCCCCATCACTCCACAGGGCGATGCCGTTCTCGAAAACAAAGACGTCATCGTAGTCCCGGACATTCTGGCGAACGCTGGTGGCGTCACCGTCAGCTACTTCGAGTGGGTCCAGAACCGCCAGCGATTCTACTGGTCCGAAGAGCGCGTCAACGAGCAGCTAGATGAGATCATCGTCGACTCGTTCGACACGCTCATCGAGGCATACGAGGACCACGACCTGCCAAGCCTTCGCGTTGCGGCCTATGTCGTCTCGATCCAGCGCGTCGCTACCGCCTTCGAGGAAGGCGGCGTCTGGCCCTGA
- the nuoK gene encoding NADH-quinone oxidoreductase subunit NuoK, translating to MTVPIEFYLLLSAGMFCIGLFGVLTRRNAIMFLISVELMLNAANINLIAFAFFYGNVTGQVFALFAIGLAAAEVAIGIGIILVLVRNYGDLDVENATTMRW from the coding sequence ATGACGGTCCCAATCGAGTTCTATCTCCTCCTCTCGGCAGGGATGTTCTGTATCGGACTGTTCGGCGTCCTGACTCGCCGGAACGCGATCATGTTTCTCATCTCCGTCGAGCTCATGCTTAATGCAGCGAACATCAACCTCATTGCGTTCGCATTCTTTTACGGGAACGTCACCGGGCAGGTGTTCGCACTGTTCGCGATCGGGCTGGCGGCCGCCGAAGTCGCGATCGGAATCGGAATTATCCTGGTACTGGTCCGGAACTACGGCGATCTGGACGTCGAGAACGCAACAACGATGAGGTGGTAA
- a CDS encoding proton-conducting membrane transporter, giving the protein MSSSSFRIGRHLLPGVIAVALFGVMAAVFLTASIGEPAGFGDASVIESIGFSLLDITDANGTVPTEGFLAAFILIAFALDAALDGSIMLARREDEDMADLRPDGNDRRKGGDE; this is encoded by the coding sequence ATGAGTAGCTCAAGCTTCCGTATCGGCCGGCATCTGCTGCCGGGCGTCATCGCCGTCGCACTGTTTGGCGTGATGGCTGCCGTCTTCCTCACTGCATCGATCGGCGAACCGGCTGGGTTCGGGGATGCATCGGTGATCGAAAGCATCGGCTTTTCCCTACTGGATATCACGGATGCTAATGGAACGGTACCAACCGAAGGATTCCTCGCGGCGTTCATTCTGATCGCGTTCGCACTCGACGCGGCACTCGATGGATCGATCATGCTGGCCCGTCGTGAAGACGAGGACATGGCGGATCTCCGTCCCGACGGGAACGACCGACGAAAAGGTGGTGACGAATGA
- the nuoL gene encoding NADH-quinone oxidoreductase subunit L: MAIFELSPAIALLPLVSFLLALTAGKYMPKKGAIGGIVATGGSLLLSIWALVAVAGGQQHQETYWVWTDSAPVELTFGILIDPLSALMLVIVSLVAFLVHIFSLGYMNAEGETGLPRYYAELGLFTFSMLAFVYADNLLMAFMFFELVGLCSYLLIGFWFRTESAPSAAKKAFLVTRFGDYFFLIGVVGIIATFGTSQFVSAGGMESFVSVAEAGDFWTPGGLSESQWITGLALLVLGGVIGKSAQFPLHTWLPDAMEGPTTVSALIHAATMVAAGVYLVARMFGFYALSPTALGIVAFVGAFTALFAATMGCVKNDVKQVLAYSTISQYGYMMLGLGVGGYVAGVFHLMNHAFFKALLFLGAGAVIILMHHEQDMWKMGGLKDKAPVTYYTFLAGALALAGIIPFSGFWSKDEILYDAVILGLNDPVFLLAYAMGLTAVFFTGFYTFRMVFLTFHGEPRSDHAEDPHPVGWSVKMPLITLGGLATVAGVANLAPVEKLVPGVDNTTFLADWLNGGTEGSSIGGFEALTYDAYTAAADLDTTLIADSEQVTVLIAGALALGLALAGAGLAYYLYNVPRPEPHVENLGSVRDVLYSNYYLDEFQVALAERVTMPVARAANTFDQSVIDGVVNSSGSVSLFGGDRIRRVQTGVVTEYAAMLALALVLLLVAFGLHGGWLL, from the coding sequence ATGGCGATATTCGAACTTTCACCGGCGATCGCGTTGCTTCCCCTCGTATCGTTCCTGCTCGCGCTCACCGCGGGCAAGTATATGCCCAAGAAGGGTGCGATCGGTGGAATCGTCGCCACCGGAGGCTCCTTGCTCCTGTCGATCTGGGCGCTGGTCGCTGTCGCTGGCGGGCAACAGCATCAGGAAACGTACTGGGTGTGGACCGACTCCGCGCCGGTCGAGTTGACCTTCGGGATCCTGATCGATCCCCTCTCGGCCCTGATGCTCGTGATCGTGTCGCTGGTCGCCTTCCTCGTTCATATCTTCAGTCTCGGCTACATGAACGCCGAGGGCGAGACCGGCCTACCTCGGTACTACGCCGAGCTCGGCCTCTTTACATTCAGCATGCTCGCGTTCGTCTACGCGGACAACTTGCTGATGGCGTTTATGTTCTTCGAGCTCGTCGGTCTCTGTTCGTATCTGCTGATCGGCTTCTGGTTCCGTACCGAGAGCGCGCCAAGCGCCGCCAAGAAGGCGTTCCTGGTGACCCGCTTTGGGGACTACTTCTTCCTCATCGGTGTGGTCGGGATCATCGCGACCTTCGGCACCTCACAGTTCGTCTCCGCAGGCGGCATGGAGTCATTTGTCTCAGTCGCGGAAGCGGGCGACTTCTGGACCCCTGGTGGACTCAGCGAGAGCCAGTGGATCACCGGGCTTGCACTGCTTGTGCTCGGTGGTGTGATCGGCAAGTCCGCACAGTTCCCGCTGCACACCTGGTTGCCTGACGCAATGGAAGGTCCGACAACGGTATCCGCGCTCATCCACGCCGCGACGATGGTCGCAGCCGGTGTCTACCTCGTTGCACGGATGTTCGGCTTCTACGCGCTCAGTCCAACCGCGCTCGGAATCGTCGCCTTCGTCGGGGCCTTTACAGCCCTGTTCGCGGCGACGATGGGCTGTGTGAAAAACGACGTCAAGCAGGTACTTGCGTACTCGACGATCAGCCAGTACGGGTACATGATGCTCGGGCTGGGCGTTGGCGGGTACGTCGCTGGCGTCTTCCACCTGATGAACCACGCCTTCTTCAAGGCGCTGCTGTTCCTCGGTGCGGGTGCAGTCATCATTCTGATGCATCACGAACAGGATATGTGGAAGATGGGCGGTCTCAAAGACAAAGCGCCCGTCACCTACTATACGTTCCTCGCGGGCGCGCTCGCGCTCGCAGGGATCATCCCGTTCTCGGGCTTCTGGTCGAAGGACGAGATCCTCTACGATGCGGTCATTCTCGGCCTGAACGACCCCGTCTTCCTGCTTGCGTACGCGATGGGGTTGACGGCAGTGTTCTTTACCGGCTTCTACACCTTCCGGATGGTCTTCCTCACCTTCCACGGTGAACCACGCTCGGACCACGCGGAGGATCCCCATCCGGTTGGCTGGAGCGTCAAGATGCCGTTGATCACGCTCGGTGGACTGGCAACAGTCGCTGGCGTCGCCAACCTCGCACCGGTCGAGAAGCTAGTCCCGGGTGTCGACAACACGACGTTCCTCGCCGACTGGCTCAACGGGGGCACCGAAGGCAGTTCGATCGGCGGCTTCGAGGCGCTGACATACGACGCCTACACCGCAGCCGCAGACCTCGATACGACGCTCATTGCAGACTCCGAGCAGGTCACCGTCCTGATCGCCGGTGCGCTCGCGCTCGGTCTCGCGCTCGCCGGTGCCGGACTCGCCTACTACCTGTACAACGTCCCCCGGCCCGAACCTCACGTCGAGAACCTCGGATCGGTACGCGACGTCCTGTACAGCAACTACTACCTCGACGAGTTCCAGGTCGCACTTGCCGAGCGTGTGACCATGCCCGTCGCCCGTGCTGCAAACACGTTCGACCAGAGCGTCATCGACGGAGTCGTCAACAGTTCGGGGAGCGTAAGTCTCTTCGGCGGCGACCGCATCCGGCGCGTCCAGACCGGTGTCGTCACTGAGTACGCAGCGATGCTTGCTCTGGCACTCGTCTTGCTTCTCGTTGCCTTCGGACTCCACGGAGGGTGGTTACTATGA
- a CDS encoding DHH family phosphoesterase: MVSRLLLGCGTVGQTLASRIAGKDGCLQVIADDPDRIDALRDSDRSVTEGDPTDPELLAEVKATADVVIIADDDPKRNVQMAKTARDVYPNAFFLAYSGTGPTEGELSTLRELTDRLIEPSTELAGHVLRFVTGPEATRSRRLRSTLQSIDGRLAVITHDNPDPDAIGSAVALTRLAEHVGVDAVPCHYGSINHQENQAMVNLLDIDLRQLDPDDPGELGEFSGFALVDHSRPGINDQLPKELAIDIVIDHHPPRGPVDGRFVDIRSDAGATCTLLADYFSQFDLDLDETVASALLYGIRIDTDDFEREVSDLDFRAASELIEHANTSLLERVESPSVSGETLDTVARAIENRQIDGSILTTSVGEISDRDSLAQASDQLLEMDGVSATLVWGVIDDTIYVSARSRGGGLDLGETLRQAFNRIGSAGGHSDMAGAQIPIGVLGAVEDTDETRESVVEDVVRDRFFEALHERPFDLPDEYVDEVSEFEFPLLSANSTSPTGDR, from the coding sequence ATGGTTTCCCGGCTACTGCTGGGCTGTGGGACGGTCGGCCAGACACTGGCCAGCCGTATCGCCGGGAAGGATGGCTGTCTACAGGTAATCGCGGACGATCCAGATCGCATCGATGCGCTTCGGGATTCGGATAGAAGTGTGACGGAAGGAGATCCGACGGACCCCGAGTTGCTCGCGGAGGTAAAAGCGACTGCCGACGTTGTCATCATTGCCGATGACGACCCAAAGCGCAACGTCCAGATGGCGAAGACAGCACGCGACGTCTATCCCAATGCCTTTTTCCTCGCGTATTCCGGAACAGGTCCAACCGAGGGCGAACTGTCGACGCTGCGTGAACTCACGGACCGTCTGATAGAGCCGAGCACAGAACTCGCAGGTCACGTGCTCAGGTTCGTTACGGGTCCGGAAGCGACGCGCTCGCGTCGATTGCGATCGACGTTACAGAGCATCGACGGGCGACTCGCCGTGATCACCCACGACAATCCGGATCCGGACGCGATCGGGAGTGCAGTAGCGCTCACTCGCCTGGCGGAGCATGTCGGGGTCGATGCCGTCCCATGTCATTATGGTAGTATAAACCACCAGGAAAACCAGGCGATGGTGAACTTGCTCGATATCGACCTTCGCCAGCTAGACCCCGACGATCCGGGGGAACTGGGCGAGTTTTCGGGATTCGCACTCGTCGATCACAGCAGGCCGGGTATCAACGATCAGCTTCCGAAAGAACTGGCGATCGATATTGTCATCGATCATCATCCACCTCGAGGTCCGGTCGACGGCCGATTCGTCGATATTCGTAGCGATGCTGGGGCAACGTGTACCTTGCTGGCCGATTATTTTTCGCAGTTCGATCTGGATCTCGACGAGACAGTTGCAAGCGCATTGCTGTATGGCATTCGCATCGATACCGACGACTTCGAGCGTGAAGTATCAGACCTCGACTTCCGGGCGGCAAGTGAGTTGATCGAACACGCCAATACGTCCCTGCTCGAACGAGTCGAATCGCCAAGCGTGTCCGGAGAGACACTTGATACCGTTGCACGGGCCATCGAGAACCGGCAAATCGACGGATCGATACTGACGACGAGCGTCGGCGAAATATCGGATCGTGACTCACTTGCCCAGGCGTCAGATCAGTTGCTCGAGATGGACGGCGTCTCCGCGACGCTTGTCTGGGGGGTTATCGATGATACGATTTACGTCTCGGCCCGATCACGCGGCGGCGGACTTGATCTCGGTGAGACCTTGCGACAGGCGTTCAACCGAATTGGCAGCGCCGGGGGCCATTCGGATATGGCGGGAGCCCAGATTCCAATTGGCGTACTCGGGGCCGTCGAAGATACCGACGAGACGAGAGAGTCAGTCGTCGAGGACGTCGTCAGAGACCGTTTTTTCGAGGCCTTACACGAGCGCCCCTTCGACCTGCCCGACGAGTACGTTGACGAGGTCTCGGAGTTCGAGTTTCCGCTGCTTTCCGCTAATAGCACCTCCCCGACCGGGGACCGGTAG
- a CDS encoding DUF7331 family protein yields MKNVSDHATTGWQDSTTERAGGVETVERYETDEGVVFFDADNPLAWVEATRTVKLDNQV; encoded by the coding sequence ATGAAGAACGTCTCCGACCACGCAACAACCGGCTGGCAGGATAGCACGACGGAACGAGCGGGTGGTGTCGAAACGGTCGAGCGCTACGAGACGGACGAGGGCGTCGTTTTCTTCGATGCCGACAATCCGCTCGCGTGGGTAGAGGCGACACGAACAGTCAAACTCGACAACCAGGTGTGA
- a CDS encoding CBS domain-containing ParB/RepB/Spo0J family partition protein encodes MDVSGVSGSAQVREYMTRDVETVAPDDTVAEVARKIAGTDEHNGFPVCERRRVEGFVSARDLLLVEDSTPIFQVMTTDLIVAHPDMKVTDAARVILRSGIQKLPVVDDAGHLVGIISNTDVIRSQIERATPEKVGKLLRTLENIHGVKLRQERRTVPLGNLMPTQSKVYADELKGRQYELEHGLAEPLVVIDNGGEYLLADGHHRVLAADQLGVEEMDAYVIVIDQMLDLGMQQTAENDELDGLDDVEVVDYARHPLVETVERLQ; translated from the coding sequence ATGGACGTGAGCGGAGTCAGTGGATCGGCACAGGTCAGAGAGTACATGACCCGGGACGTGGAGACGGTTGCACCGGACGATACCGTCGCGGAAGTGGCCCGGAAGATAGCCGGCACTGACGAGCATAATGGGTTCCCGGTCTGTGAACGCAGACGTGTTGAGGGCTTTGTTAGCGCGCGTGACCTGTTGTTGGTAGAGGACTCCACGCCGATCTTTCAGGTGATGACGACCGACCTGATCGTCGCCCACCCGGACATGAAGGTCACGGATGCCGCTCGCGTAATCTTGCGATCGGGGATTCAGAAGTTGCCGGTCGTCGACGACGCGGGACATCTCGTCGGAATTATCAGTAATACGGATGTGATTCGCAGCCAGATCGAACGAGCGACTCCCGAGAAGGTCGGCAAGTTGCTCAGAACCCTGGAGAACATTCATGGTGTCAAACTCCGTCAAGAACGACGGACGGTCCCGTTGGGAAACCTCATGCCAACCCAATCGAAGGTCTATGCAGACGAGCTAAAAGGACGACAGTACGAACTGGAACACGGGCTGGCGGAACCGCTGGTCGTCATCGACAATGGTGGAGAGTATCTACTGGCAGACGGGCATCACCGCGTCCTTGCAGCCGATCAACTCGGGGTCGAAGAGATGGACGCCTACGTTATCGTCATCGATCAGATGCTCGACCTGGGTATGCAACAGACAGCGGAGAACGATGAGCTCGATGGACTCGACGATGTCGAAGTGGTCGATTACGCACGACATCCACTCGTAGAAACGGTAGAGCGCCTACAATAG
- a CDS encoding NADH-quinone oxidoreductase subunit N, translated as MAEFGVLDVTTYEALAPLLILAATALLAFVIDSIDPDSTSHELIAGTAVGGTLVALAFTAWYLLDGVGETQFLLFESALVVDEMALFITFVVLSVTSLVLIGSYDYVDDLHHRGEYYSLVLLAATGMVTMAMANSLVTVFIALELASLPSYALVAYLKHNRSSVEAGLKYFLIGAVSSAIFLYGISLVYAATGSLLIPEIAGSLDNVLDEGILGIGILLMIGGVAYKTASVPFHFWAPEAYEGAPAPISAFLSSASKAAGFVIAFRIFVDAFPIAAMVDLGIEWMIVFQVLAVVTMILGNLAAAVQNNVKRMLAYSSIGHAGYALIGLAALSNTGGANELVLGGAMMHLFVYGFMNTGAFLFLAMTEHWEIGRTFEDFNGLATQAPIASVAMSVFLVNLAGLPLGGGFWSKYVLFAGAVNNGFVWLAAIGAAASALSLYYYAKLMKAMWLEKPADDLSLPDTPTGLYVAIITAAVVTVALLAAFGPVADTAVNAAASLLA; from the coding sequence ATGGCTGAATTCGGCGTACTCGACGTGACTACCTACGAGGCGCTCGCACCGCTACTGATCCTCGCAGCAACGGCGTTACTGGCGTTCGTAATCGATAGTATCGATCCCGACTCGACGAGTCACGAGTTGATTGCGGGGACCGCGGTGGGCGGGACCTTGGTCGCGCTCGCGTTCACTGCGTGGTATCTGCTCGACGGCGTCGGCGAGACGCAGTTCCTGCTGTTCGAGTCTGCGCTCGTCGTCGACGAGATGGCGCTGTTTATCACCTTCGTGGTCCTCAGCGTCACTTCTCTGGTGCTGATCGGTAGTTACGATTACGTCGACGATCTGCACCACCGTGGCGAGTACTACTCGCTGGTGTTGCTCGCGGCGACCGGGATGGTCACGATGGCGATGGCAAACAGCCTCGTCACCGTCTTCATCGCGCTCGAGCTCGCGAGCCTGCCGTCGTACGCGCTGGTCGCGTACCTCAAGCACAACCGCAGTAGCGTCGAGGCGGGGCTGAAGTACTTCCTGATCGGTGCGGTCTCCTCGGCGATCTTCCTGTACGGTATCAGCCTCGTCTACGCCGCAACGGGCTCGCTGCTGATCCCCGAAATCGCGGGCTCACTCGACAACGTTCTCGACGAGGGAATCCTCGGCATCGGTATCCTGCTGATGATCGGTGGTGTTGCCTACAAGACGGCCTCCGTCCCGTTCCACTTCTGGGCACCCGAAGCGTACGAGGGCGCACCGGCACCGATCAGCGCGTTCCTCTCGTCAGCGTCGAAAGCCGCAGGGTTCGTGATCGCGTTCCGCATCTTCGTCGATGCGTTCCCGATCGCGGCGATGGTCGATCTGGGTATCGAGTGGATGATTGTCTTCCAGGTGCTGGCCGTGGTAACGATGATCCTCGGTAACCTCGCCGCTGCAGTCCAGAACAACGTCAAGCGAATGCTGGCGTACTCTTCGATCGGACACGCTGGCTACGCGCTGATCGGACTCGCGGCGCTGTCGAACACCGGTGGCGCGAACGAACTCGTGCTCGGCGGTGCGATGATGCACCTGTTCGTCTACGGCTTCATGAACACCGGCGCGTTCCTGTTCCTGGCGATGACCGAGCACTGGGAGATCGGACGCACCTTCGAGGATTTCAACGGCCTCGCGACGCAGGCACCGATCGCCTCGGTCGCGATGTCGGTGTTCCTTGTGAACCTCGCTGGATTGCCCCTCGGCGGTGGCTTCTGGAGCAAGTACGTCCTCTTTGCGGGTGCAGTGAACAACGGCTTCGTCTGGCTCGCCGCGATCGGTGCGGCCGCCAGCGCGCTCTCGCTGTACTACTACGCAAAGCTGATGAAGGCCATGTGGCTCGAAAAGCCGGCCGACGACCTTTCGCTCCCGGACACGCCAACTGGGCTGTACGTCGCTATCATCACCGCGGCCGTCGTCACGGTTGCGCTGCTTGCGGCTTTCGGTCCCGTCGCTGACACGGCCGTCAACGCCGCCGCGTCGCTGTTGGCCTGA
- a CDS encoding HpcH/HpaI aldolase/citrate lyase family protein: MTRRSVLFSPGDRPEMLWTAANSAADVIVFDLEDAVPPDRKAAARETVVDILTDPEFDPACEVLVRVNELPGGEDDLDTILIENIRLDGLVLPKVNEVEDVDGFVSAIRAHGSELPVFALVETAAGVLHAESIATVEATDALVFGAEDLTADIGATRTSSGDEIMYARQHVVLAARTAGIDAIDTLCTAVDDEDRIRADANHGATLGYDGKLAIHPTQIDPIHEAFVPGDDEIKWARRVLAASEHHDGVFKVDGEMIDQPLIRRAERIKDRAGRHFHEQ; this comes from the coding sequence ATGACACGACGGAGCGTGCTGTTCTCGCCGGGTGATCGGCCCGAGATGCTTTGGACGGCAGCGAACTCGGCCGCCGATGTCATCGTATTCGATCTGGAAGATGCCGTCCCGCCGGATCGAAAAGCCGCCGCCAGAGAAACCGTCGTCGATATCCTTACTGATCCGGAGTTTGATCCGGCATGTGAAGTTCTCGTTCGGGTAAACGAACTACCGGGGGGCGAAGACGATCTCGATACTATTCTGATCGAGAACATACGTCTCGACGGACTGGTTCTCCCGAAAGTCAACGAGGTAGAGGATGTTGACGGGTTTGTGAGCGCAATCCGGGCTCACGGGAGCGAGTTACCAGTGTTCGCGCTCGTCGAGACGGCTGCTGGTGTCTTACACGCTGAGTCTATCGCCACAGTCGAGGCGACCGACGCTCTCGTGTTTGGGGCGGAAGACCTGACGGCGGATATCGGTGCAACACGAACCAGTTCCGGTGACGAAATTATGTATGCACGTCAGCACGTCGTCCTTGCAGCCCGCACAGCAGGTATCGACGCGATCGATACACTCTGTACCGCAGTCGACGACGAGGACCGCATTCGTGCGGACGCAAACCACGGTGCAACGCTTGGATACGACGGGAAGTTAGCGATCCATCCCACCCAGATCGATCCGATTCACGAGGCGTTCGTTCCGGGCGATGACGAGATTAAATGGGCGCGTCGCGTCCTTGCAGCCAGTGAACATCACGACGGTGTCTTCAAGGTCGATGGAGAGATGATCGACCAGCCGTTGATTCGTCGTGCCGAACGGATCAAGGACCGTGCCGGACGGCACTTCCACGAACAGTGA